The segment CGATGAAGTTCACCGAATCGTTCAAGAGCGATTACAAGATTGGAGGTTAATTTCATGATGACGGAGTTGTCTGACCCGACAGTTGATAATGAAAAAACGTATGGCGATTTACTGACAGCGATTCAAGCCAGTCAAGGTAAGTTGAGTGTAATCCTAGCGGTTTGTGATGATATCCATTACCGCAACCAACTGATTGAACGCTATGAAACCGAACTCGCCGCCTCTGTGCGATCGCATCGCGTTATCTTGGTTAAGGATGACCCGAACCTGAGCCACGCCATTACTGAACTCGTCCAAACCGATGACGATTTACGTCAGGGGGGAAACGCCGTTGTCACCGTGACGGGTGCTGAACAACTTCTCTGGCTCAAATTCGACGCCCAGCATTCAGAACAGGCAATTTTTTTCGCCTCTCTACCAGCAATCCAAGACGCCTTATCCGCCTTGGCTTGTCCACTTGTCCTGTGGCTAACTCACCAACTAGAGAGTCAGCTAAGTCAAAACGCCCCAGAGTTCCAAAATTGGTGTCAAGCTGTCTTTCGCTTCCACTCCCAAAAAACAGCCGCTATTCCCATTCAAAACATTGAGCCATTCCGCCATCTTATCGAAGAGAGCGACGCTTGGGATCAAAACGTATCAGTCTTTCCCGTCGCCGATCTCAACGCCTTGATCGAATACACCAAAGCCAAACACGGCGTCAACGACCCGAATTTGGCAACCTTATATGCTCAAGTCGGACACCTTTATCAACGACGCCTAGAACAGGGTGAATCTCTAAATTATCCCCAAGAACAAGCCTTAGCCGTTGAGTATTTGAGTCAAGCCATTCAGCTAAAAAAAGAACTCGGCTTAGAAACAACCTTAGCCGAAACGGTAAATAATCTAGCCGAACTCTACAGGCTGCAAGGACGCTACAGAGAAGCTGAACCCCTTTATTTAGAAGCCTTAGAACTCAGAAAAAGCTTGTTGGGCGATGCTCATCCTGATGTCGCCACCAGCCTCAACAACTTGGCAAAACTTTACCAGGCTCAAGGACAGTACGCCCAAGCCGAACCTCTTTATCTGCAAGCCTTGGACTTGAGAAAACGCTTACTGGGTGATGATCATCCAGATCTCGCTCATAGTCTCAACGATTTAGCCACCCTCTATTTTTGTCAAGGACGCTATGAGGACGCCGAACCCCTTTATTTGCAAGCTTTGGACTTGAGGAAACGTAACTTAGGCGATGATCATCTAGACGTGACAATCAGCCTTAGCAATCTCGGATTACTCTATCATTATCAAAGACGCTACGAAGACGCCGAACCCCTTTATCTGCAAACCTTAGACATCGAAAAACGCTTACTGGGCGAGGATCATCCGGATGTAGCCACCACCTTGAACAATCTCGCCGCCCTTTATAAGTCCCAAGGACGCTATGAGGATGCTGAACCCCTTTATCTGCAAGCCTTGGACTTGCAAAAACGGTTATTGGGAGAGAACCATCCCGATGTCGCCACGAACCTTAACAATCTTGCTGCTCTGTACTTCTCTCAAGGACGCTATGAGAAAGCCGAACCTCTCTATTTGCAAGCGTTAGATATCAGAAAAGGTTTATTGGGAGAAAATCATCCTGATGTGGCACAAAGCTTGAATAATTTGGCAGGACTTTATTTCTCTCAAGGACCCAATAACAAAACCGAATCGTTTTATTTGGAAGCGTTAAATATTCGGAAACGCTTGTTGGGAGAGAACCATCCGGATGTGGCAACTAGCCTGAACAATTTAGCTTTACTCTATCATTATCAGGGACACTATGACAAAGCCGAACCCCTCTATATGCAAGCCTTACATTTGAGAAAACGTTTATTGGGGGATATCCATCCCGATGTAGTCACCAGTATGAATAATTTGGCATTACTCTACCATTATCAAGGACGCTACGAGCAAGCCGAACCCCTCTATCTGAAAGTTTTGGAACTGGGCAAACGCTTATGGGGAGAAGACCATCCCGATGTCGCGATCAGTTTAAATAATTTGGCAGCCCTTTACAAGTCTCAAGGACGGTATGAACAAGCGAATTACTTAACTTCCAAGCTATGGAATTGAGGATCGTCATTTCGTTTTTGACCGAACAGACACCAAAATGAAAGCACTTATTGGGTCAAAAAATGGCTTTCCACCCTGGTGTGGTATACCCTCTACACTCATGCAGCAAGCCCGACTTAGAATAGACGGCTGCGATCGCACGCCTTATAATTGCCAATAAAACTCAGGATCAACAGACATGCTTGCCAGGGTTTGGAGTGCTTCGCTAGTCGGCATCGATGCGGTGAAAGTCGGTGTTGAAGTCGATGTATCGGGCGGATTACCGGGAATTGTTGTTGTGGGATTACCGGATACCGCCGTCCAAGAATCGCGAGAACGGGTGAGGGCGGCGTTAAAAAATGCCGGGTTTGTTTTCCCGATGCGGAAAATCGTGATTAATCTCACTCCCGCCGACTTACGCAAAGAAGGACCCAGCTTTGATTTACCCATTAGTGTGGGGATTCTCGCCGCCTCCCAGCAAGTCAATCCTGAATTATTAGGCGATTATTTATTTTTAGGGGAAGTCTCCCTGGATGGGAATTTACGCCCCGTTGCGGGAGTCTTACCCATCGCCGCCGCCGCCCAAAGTTTGGGGATTTCGGGGTTAGTCGTACCCGCTGATAATGCCCAAGAAGCCGCCGTGGTGCGTGGACTAGACGTGTATGGATTCAAACATTTGGCTGATGTAGCAGATTTTTTGAATCAACCAGAACGCTATTCCCCGGTAACGATGGATGAAGTACCCAAATCATCCCCCTCTCAGTTTACAGGCGGAAATTTAAACGAAGTCAAAGGTCAATCCCATGCGCGTCGGGCGTTAGAAATAGCCGCCGCAGGAGGTCATAATTTAATTTTCGTTGGTCCACCGGGAAGCGGTAAAACCATGTTGGCGCGACGATTACCCGGAATTTTACCGCCCTTAAGTTTTTCAGAAGCCCTGGAAGTTACCCAAATCTATTCTGTCGCTGGATTACTTAAAGATAAAGGCAGATTAATCAGACATCGCCCCTTCCGCAGTCCCCACCATTCTGCATCGGGTCCATCATTAGTTGGGGGAGGGAGTTTTCCGCGTCCCGGCGAAATTTCCTTGGCACATCGAGGGGTATTATTTCTGGATGAATTAACTGAATTTAAGCGCAATGTATTGGAATTTTTGCGTCAACCTTTAGAAGATGGTTATGTGACCATTTCTCGCACCCGACAATCCGTCCTATTTCCGGCACAATTTACCTTAGTTGCCAGTACCAATCCCTGTCCCTGTGGTTACTTTGGCGATACGCTGCAACCCTGCACCTGTTCAGCGCGACAACGGGAGAACTATTGGGCAAAACTTTCGGGTCCACTCATGGATCGGATAGATTTACAAGTTGCGGTGAATCGTCTTAAACCCGAAGAGATTACCCGACAGCCTCAAAGTGAAGCATCAGAAGCCGTAAGGGAGAGAGTAAAAGTCGCCCGCGATCGCGCCCGTCATCGCTTCAACTCAGAACCCACACTGCGCTGCAATGCCCAGATGCAAAGTGGTCATTTGAGACAATGGTGTCATTTAGAGGATAGTAGTCGCAATCTTTTAGAAGGGGCAATTCGCAAACTCGGACTCTCTGCCCGGGCAAGCGATCGCATCCTCAAAGTCGCCCGCACGATTGCCGATTTATCGGGGGCGGAAACGTTGCAAACGTCACACATTGCTGAAGCGATCCAATATCGTACTATTGATCGAATGCAGTAACACAGATTACGCAGATTGAATGAGATTCTCCAGCAGACTCACGATTGAATGACACAGATTAACACAGAGAAGTAAATCATCTCCCCGACTATCTAATCATCTTCTTTGGCATTTTTTTGAGCTTCTAGCACTTCCATTCTTGCTAATGTCGTTGCGGCTTCTGCCAAATACAACGCTGTCATGGCTCGAATTGGCGGATTTGTCTCTCGCCGTAATTCTTGAGATAGGGTGTAAACTCGCATTCTGTAAGCCTCAAGGGATTCCGAATCAACAGCATATTTCATGGTGGTAATCAGTCTAGGCTCTCTGATGTGACTTGAATAGTGAGAAGTTGACGTTCAGGCTCTAAGTAAATATATCGTACTACTAAAATTTCTCTGACTGTCAATGTTACTTCCTGTTCCGCCTCTGGTGGATTGAGTGCAGGATGTTTGGCTACAGCTAAATAGGTTCCTAATGGCAAGTTATAAAAATGAGCGTCAGCAAATCTGAGATTTACAGGCTGTTCGTCATAAATTAGTTCGTCTTTTTTTACGAGTGCAATTATAGCTTCTCCTTCAACTGAAGTCATGGCTACGCCAGCTTCATTGCGAATCATGATCAAGATATCTGACATAGCCTCTCAGGTAGAATGTCTTTAAACACAGGTTGCCCAGATTATAATCATACAAACAGAAGACTCAATAGTGAATAACACAGCTACATCCATCCTATGCTTCACTTACCTATCTGTACAACCGTTGAGTTATTTTGCGGGATTGGAGGATTCCGGATAGCGGCGGATCAGAGAAATATAGCCACAATCTGGGCAAATGATCGGTGTCCAAAAGCCTGTCAAGTATACCGCGATCGCTTTGGAAAGGCACAATTACATCAGGGTGATATTTATCAACTCGTTGATGAAATTCCACCTCACGATCTGTTAACGGCGGGTTTTCCCTGTCAACCGTTCAGTAGTGCGGGCAAAAAAAAGGGAGTGCGAGATCCACGCGGTCATATTTTTCAAGTGATTATTGATGTCCTGAAAAGACACAAGCCCAGGTTTTTTATCTTAGAGAATGTCAAACGTTTGCTGTCGATGGAGGAAGGGACTCATTTTGCCACGATACTCAGTGAGTTAGCGCATTTGGACTATACGATTGAATGGCGTTTGGTCAACGCTATGCATTTGGGTTTACCCCAAAATCGTCAACGAGTTGTCATCCTGGGAACCTTAGACAAGGATACAAAGGATGATTTTCCCAATATCAGACTTGCCTCAACTGAAAATATCGCTGAGTTATCCGACTCAACGTTTCAAACCCTGACTAACGTTGAACAATGGACAAAAATAAACGACCATAGCTATAGATTTCCTACTTGGGGATTAGCCAAAATAGGTCGGTTTATTGGCTACAATTTTGCCCAATTTTATCCAGCTACACCGATTGTTCCATTACGGGCAGTCCTTGAGTCAGATGTTGATTGCCAATTTGATTTTACTGAGTCTACGTTAAACCGTTTACAAACCAGTACGCCAGTTAATAATTTTGTTCAGGCTGTACAAATTCTCTACAATCAAAGTGGAGGAGCGCGAATGGGTTACACTGTATTTGGTATTGATGGTGTTGCACCAACACTTACCTCAACAACGAGTCGCCACTATGAGCGTTATAAAATTGGTAATCAGTTCCGCCGTCTGACTAATGTAGAATATGCTCGCATTCAAGGGTTTCCAGATGAACATTGTTCTGGGATATCTATCTATGATCAATATGCTCTTTTCGGAAATGCCATTCCCCCAGTTATGGCGGGGTGGGTTATGGATTGTATCTTAGAAAATAAGATCGTCCAACTCAAAACACCTCAATTTGAACAACTATCACTTTTCTCTATGACCGATGCTTGCTAAAGAAGAATTACGCGCCATATTAAAGGAATCACTAGATACAACAATTCAGGAAGTTAATCGCGCTCTAAATGGAGAAAACACGGAACAATTAGTAGATGTATTAACTCGTGTGGGACATATGAAAGATTACTGGGTTCTGAGTATGATGTGCTGGTTCTACTCACTGACTACCAAACTGCTAAGAAAAATCCACCCTTGAGACTGCAAATTATTAAGTTTAAGTACCTCTACAAAACTCAGCTAGCGGATTATCGGCTTTGCCAAATTGCTAAAAAGCATCGAGAATGGTTGGTCACCGAAAACGAATCTTGGGCAAAGAAGGTATTTCGATTTCTAGCTTATGTGAATCAAAGTGATTGGCGTGCCAAACAACTGCTGCGTTTGTTGGACTGTCTTCAGGATGCGACATCAGTACACCGTTATATTCAGCAGGCTGATAAAGATTTTCAAAAAATTAATAAACAACGCATTGCCAAAGATGCTGAACCCATTCCCCGATCAGACATTGAATCATTACAAAAAATAAACTCTATTCAGCCGTTTTATTTAGGTGTTATTGATGCCGCCGATAATTGGGTGATCGAGATGCAGAAGGATTTGGCGAGATTCCCTAATAGTAATGAGTGGTCACGTCTTTTGACCAGTCCATTGGATGGTCAAATTGGCATGAGTCCGGCGTTGCAGTGGCGATATAATTTCAGTCGCGTTTTTGAAGTGAATCAGTCTTAATAACGAGTAAAATAAAGTATCCCTAACTCAATTCTGGGGCGAGGGACAAGGTTACAGCTAAATCTAAGATGCTATGAGTATAGATTTACTGACATTTTTTAAGGCAACAAATCCCGGTCAGACGATTAATATCGCTGATCCAGAGGATCGCAAATACTATATCGACTTCTCTCCGGTTCGGGGTGGGACGGTTATTGAGGAGTTGAAGGAGAATATTACGATATTCTATGCGAATCAGCCAAGTTGTGATTTGTTTACCGGACATATCGGCTGTGGCAAATCTACGGAGTTACTGCGGCTGAAGGCGGAATTGGAGGCGGAGGGGTTCCATATTGTTTATTTTGAGTCGAGTGATGACTTGGAAATGGCAGATGTGGATATTGC is part of the Coleofasciculus chthonoplastes PCC 7420 genome and harbors:
- a CDS encoding tetratricopeptide repeat protein, with protein sequence MMTELSDPTVDNEKTYGDLLTAIQASQGKLSVILAVCDDIHYRNQLIERYETELAASVRSHRVILVKDDPNLSHAITELVQTDDDLRQGGNAVVTVTGAEQLLWLKFDAQHSEQAIFFASLPAIQDALSALACPLVLWLTHQLESQLSQNAPEFQNWCQAVFRFHSQKTAAIPIQNIEPFRHLIEESDAWDQNVSVFPVADLNALIEYTKAKHGVNDPNLATLYAQVGHLYQRRLEQGESLNYPQEQALAVEYLSQAIQLKKELGLETTLAETVNNLAELYRLQGRYREAEPLYLEALELRKSLLGDAHPDVATSLNNLAKLYQAQGQYAQAEPLYLQALDLRKRLLGDDHPDLAHSLNDLATLYFCQGRYEDAEPLYLQALDLRKRNLGDDHLDVTISLSNLGLLYHYQRRYEDAEPLYLQTLDIEKRLLGEDHPDVATTLNNLAALYKSQGRYEDAEPLYLQALDLQKRLLGENHPDVATNLNNLAALYFSQGRYEKAEPLYLQALDIRKGLLGENHPDVAQSLNNLAGLYFSQGPNNKTESFYLEALNIRKRLLGENHPDVATSLNNLALLYHYQGHYDKAEPLYMQALHLRKRLLGDIHPDVVTSMNNLALLYHYQGRYEQAEPLYLKVLELGKRLWGEDHPDVAISLNNLAALYKSQGRYEQANYLTSKLWN
- a CDS encoding YifB family Mg chelatase-like AAA ATPase encodes the protein MLARVWSASLVGIDAVKVGVEVDVSGGLPGIVVVGLPDTAVQESRERVRAALKNAGFVFPMRKIVINLTPADLRKEGPSFDLPISVGILAASQQVNPELLGDYLFLGEVSLDGNLRPVAGVLPIAAAAQSLGISGLVVPADNAQEAAVVRGLDVYGFKHLADVADFLNQPERYSPVTMDEVPKSSPSQFTGGNLNEVKGQSHARRALEIAAAGGHNLIFVGPPGSGKTMLARRLPGILPPLSFSEALEVTQIYSVAGLLKDKGRLIRHRPFRSPHHSASGPSLVGGGSFPRPGEISLAHRGVLFLDELTEFKRNVLEFLRQPLEDGYVTISRTRQSVLFPAQFTLVASTNPCPCGYFGDTLQPCTCSARQRENYWAKLSGPLMDRIDLQVAVNRLKPEEITRQPQSEASEAVRERVKVARDRARHRFNSEPTLRCNAQMQSGHLRQWCHLEDSSRNLLEGAIRKLGLSARASDRILKVARTIADLSGAETLQTSHIAEAIQYRTIDRMQ
- a CDS encoding DNA cytosine methyltransferase, whose product is MLHLPICTTVELFCGIGGFRIAADQRNIATIWANDRCPKACQVYRDRFGKAQLHQGDIYQLVDEIPPHDLLTAGFPCQPFSSAGKKKGVRDPRGHIFQVIIDVLKRHKPRFFILENVKRLLSMEEGTHFATILSELAHLDYTIEWRLVNAMHLGLPQNRQRVVILGTLDKDTKDDFPNIRLASTENIAELSDSTFQTLTNVEQWTKINDHSYRFPTWGLAKIGRFIGYNFAQFYPATPIVPLRAVLESDVDCQFDFTESTLNRLQTSTPVNNFVQAVQILYNQSGGARMGYTVFGIDGVAPTLTSTTSRHYERYKIGNQFRRLTNVEYARIQGFPDEHCSGISIYDQYALFGNAIPPVMAGWVMDCILENKIVQLKTPQFEQLSLFSMTDAC